A genomic window from Paraburkholderia phytofirmans OLGA172 includes:
- a CDS encoding efflux RND transporter periplasmic adaptor subunit: protein MTEKTHASLAIPARETEGGHALPPRNREWKRAKIAIWIVLALLAVGALRTVIANVLQNRSVAETTQQNATQYVSVVSPTQTEGGGNTLLPGTLRGYVESPIYARSTGYLLHWYADIGARVKQGQLLADLDTPEIDQELAQALAQRQQTSSSLGLAKTSLERWQQLRQRDAVSQQELDERQSTYTQDIANLAAADANVQRLRQLESFKRIVAPFSGVVTQRNVDVGDLIDAGSGTSRALFALAQSDPLRVYVQLPQAYAQNVSVGQKVVVTQAELPGQQFHGTITHISGAIDVPTRSLQIEVTLPNPDDKLRPGAYVQVAVPAVAHAQLMVPGNALLFRAEGPRLAVVDAKGNVALRKIVIARDLGQSLEIESGIEANDRIIINPSDSIADGDHVQIAQPRKSGKGAS, encoded by the coding sequence ATGACCGAAAAAACTCATGCATCGCTGGCGATTCCCGCCCGAGAGACCGAAGGCGGCCACGCCTTGCCGCCGCGCAATCGCGAATGGAAGCGCGCCAAAATCGCCATCTGGATCGTGCTGGCGCTGCTCGCCGTGGGCGCGTTGCGCACGGTGATCGCGAATGTTTTGCAAAACCGCTCGGTCGCCGAAACGACGCAGCAGAACGCCACGCAGTATGTGAGCGTGGTGAGTCCGACGCAAACGGAAGGCGGCGGCAACACCTTGTTGCCGGGTACCTTGCGCGGCTACGTGGAGTCGCCGATTTACGCGCGCTCCACGGGTTATCTGCTGCACTGGTATGCCGATATCGGCGCGCGCGTGAAGCAGGGGCAACTGCTCGCCGATCTGGATACGCCGGAAATCGATCAGGAACTCGCACAGGCATTGGCGCAGCGTCAGCAAACCAGTTCGAGTCTCGGCCTTGCCAAAACTTCGCTGGAGCGCTGGCAACAATTGCGTCAGCGCGATGCGGTTTCGCAGCAGGAACTCGACGAACGGCAGAGCACGTACACGCAGGACATCGCCAACCTCGCCGCCGCCGATGCCAATGTACAGCGCTTGCGGCAACTCGAATCCTTCAAGCGCATCGTCGCGCCGTTTTCGGGCGTGGTCACGCAGCGCAATGTCGACGTCGGCGACCTGATCGACGCGGGCAGCGGGACGAGTCGCGCGCTGTTCGCACTGGCGCAATCGGATCCGCTGCGGGTCTATGTGCAACTGCCGCAGGCGTACGCGCAAAACGTCTCGGTCGGACAGAAGGTCGTGGTCACGCAGGCCGAATTGCCGGGTCAGCAGTTCCACGGCACGATCACGCACATCTCCGGCGCGATCGACGTGCCGACCCGCTCGCTGCAAATCGAAGTGACCTTGCCGAATCCCGACGACAAGCTGCGGCCCGGCGCGTACGTTCAGGTGGCTGTGCCGGCGGTTGCCCATGCGCAATTGATGGTGCCGGGCAATGCGTTGCTGTTTCGCGCCGAAGGTCCGCGGCTCGCGGTGGTCGATGCGAAGGGTAATGTGGCGTTACGCAAGATCGTGATCGCGCGGGACCTGGGGCAGTCGCTCGAAATCGAAAGCGGGATCGAGGCGAACGACAGGATCATCATCAACCCGAGCGATTCGATCGCTGACGGCGATCACGTGCAGATCGCGCAGCCGCGCAAGAGCGGCAAGGGGGCGTCGTGA
- a CDS encoding VOC family protein, with amino-acid sequence MTVAETVLPPFHLAFPVHSLAAAREFYGELLGCPEGRSSPDWVDFNFYGHQIVAHLAPEEVGHRQTSKVDGDAVPVRHFGAVLSMAQWQAAADKLQKAGIDFIIEPHVRFKGEVGEQATMFFLDPSGNALEFKAFADMSSLFAK; translated from the coding sequence ATGACCGTTGCCGAAACCGTTTTGCCGCCGTTCCATCTGGCGTTTCCTGTGCATAGCCTTGCCGCCGCACGCGAGTTCTATGGCGAGTTGCTCGGCTGCCCGGAAGGGCGCAGCTCGCCGGACTGGGTCGACTTCAACTTCTACGGCCACCAGATCGTCGCGCACCTCGCGCCGGAGGAAGTCGGCCACCGGCAGACCAGCAAGGTTGACGGCGACGCGGTGCCGGTACGCCATTTCGGCGCGGTGCTCTCGATGGCGCAATGGCAGGCCGCCGCGGACAAGCTGCAAAAGGCTGGCATCGACTTCATCATCGAACCGCATGTGCGCTTCAAGGGCGAGGTCGGCGAGCAGGCGACGATGTTCTTCCTCGATCCGTCGGGTAACGCGCTGGAATTCAAGGCGTTTGCGGATATGTCGTCGCTGTTTGCGAAGTAA
- a CDS encoding efflux RND transporter permease subunit, with translation MWIVNVALKRPYTFIVMAILILLATPFVLLTTPVDVLPEINIPVVSIIWNYTGLSAEDMANRITSVNERSLTTTVNDIEHIESQSLAGIAILKVFLQPNANIQTAIAQTVAVEQAQLKQMPPGATPPLVISYSASSIPVIQLGLSSPKLSEQALNDTALNFLRPQLVTIPGAAVPYPYGGKSRLISVDLDTRALLAKGLTPSDVVSAFNAQNLILPTGTAKIGPKEYTINMNGSPATVEGLNDIPVRTLNGATTYLREVAHVRDGFSPQTNIVRQDGHRGVLMSVLKNGSASTLSIVNTLHGILPAARAALPPDLNITALFDQSVFVKAAVQGVVREAVVAAALTAAMILLFLGNWRSTCIIAISIPLSILSSLIALHALGQTINIMTLGGLALAVGILVDDATVTIENIERHLHMGTNLHDAILDGAGEIAIPALVSTLCICIVFVPMFFLTGVARYLFVPLAEAVVFAMLASYVLSRTLVPTLAMLLMGHAHKPRADARPSLFRRLYLRFDRGFERMRSTYIMILSSVLVRRGRFGSLFLGFCALSMSLVFVLGEDFFPSVDAGDIRLHMRAPTGTRIEETARLADQVENVIREVVPPAELRTILDNLGLPYSGINLSYSNAGTIGTLDGEIQVALNENHKPTQRYLDKLRAILPQRFPGVEFFFQPADIVTQILNFGLPAAVDVQISGADQQGNFDVARKLLKQVRMIPGTVDTHIQQKLDEPAINLQMDRTRLQQLNLSASNVAQNVLISLSGSSQTSPGFWFNNRNGVEYSVAVQTPQYQVSSIDELLRTPVSGSANGPTQLLGNLVRVSPQNQFAEVTHYNIRPVIDLYVSVEKRDLGSVATQVDKLVDNVRASLPRGSQITLRGQVQTMRSSFFGLGIGVAMAIVLVYLLIVVNFQSWVDPLIIVSALPAALAGIVWMLFLTGTHLSVPALTGAIMTMGVATANSILMVSFARQRLSAGAPPLTAALEAGASRIRPVLMTAFAMIIGMIPMALGLGEGAEQNAPLGRAVIGGLLFATVSTLFFVPLVFAGVHTRLARRHRDDDTDTTGSQGRGNDGPAPDHGGEGKPA, from the coding sequence ATGTGGATCGTCAACGTTGCGCTTAAGCGGCCATACACGTTCATCGTGATGGCCATTCTGATCTTGCTGGCAACGCCATTCGTGCTGTTGACCACGCCGGTCGACGTGCTGCCGGAAATCAATATTCCGGTGGTCAGCATCATCTGGAATTACACGGGCTTGTCGGCCGAAGACATGGCCAACCGCATCACGTCGGTCAACGAGCGCAGTCTGACCACCACGGTCAACGACATCGAGCACATCGAATCGCAGTCGCTTGCGGGGATCGCAATTCTCAAGGTGTTCCTGCAACCGAACGCGAACATCCAGACCGCGATCGCCCAGACCGTGGCCGTCGAGCAAGCGCAGCTCAAACAGATGCCGCCGGGCGCCACGCCGCCTTTGGTGATCAGCTACTCGGCTTCCAGCATTCCGGTGATCCAGCTCGGCTTGTCGAGCCCGAAGCTCTCCGAGCAGGCGCTCAACGATACCGCGCTGAACTTCCTGCGCCCGCAACTGGTGACGATTCCGGGCGCGGCCGTGCCATATCCGTATGGCGGCAAATCGCGCCTGATCTCGGTCGACCTCGACACGCGCGCGTTGCTCGCAAAAGGCCTGACGCCTTCGGATGTGGTCAGCGCGTTCAATGCGCAAAACCTGATTCTGCCGACCGGCACGGCCAAGATCGGGCCGAAGGAATACACGATCAACATGAACGGCTCACCCGCTACGGTGGAGGGGCTCAACGACATTCCGGTGCGCACGCTCAATGGCGCGACGACCTATCTGCGTGAAGTGGCGCACGTGCGCGACGGCTTCTCGCCGCAGACCAATATCGTGCGGCAGGACGGACACCGCGGCGTGCTGATGTCGGTGCTGAAGAACGGCAGTGCGTCGACACTCTCGATCGTCAATACGCTGCACGGCATTCTGCCTGCCGCGCGCGCTGCCTTGCCGCCGGACCTGAACATCACGGCCTTGTTCGATCAGTCTGTGTTCGTGAAAGCGGCGGTGCAGGGCGTGGTGCGTGAGGCGGTGGTCGCCGCCGCATTGACCGCTGCAATGATCTTGCTATTTCTCGGTAACTGGCGCAGCACCTGCATCATCGCGATTTCGATTCCGCTGTCGATTCTGTCCTCGCTGATCGCCCTGCACGCGCTCGGGCAAACCATCAACATCATGACGCTGGGCGGCCTCGCGCTGGCGGTCGGGATTCTGGTCGACGACGCAACGGTGACGATCGAAAACATCGAACGGCACCTGCATATGGGCACGAATCTGCACGATGCGATTCTCGACGGCGCCGGCGAAATCGCGATTCCGGCACTCGTCTCGACGTTGTGCATCTGTATCGTATTCGTGCCGATGTTCTTCCTGACCGGCGTCGCGCGCTATCTGTTCGTGCCGCTGGCCGAAGCGGTGGTGTTCGCGATGCTCGCTTCGTACGTTCTGTCGCGTACGCTGGTGCCGACGCTGGCGATGCTGCTGATGGGCCACGCGCACAAGCCCAGGGCCGATGCCAGGCCGAGTCTGTTTCGACGCCTCTATCTGCGTTTCGATCGCGGCTTCGAGCGCATGCGCTCCACCTACATCATGATTCTCAGCAGCGTGCTGGTGCGCCGCGGCAGGTTCGGCAGCCTGTTTCTCGGTTTCTGCGCGCTGTCGATGAGTCTTGTTTTCGTGCTCGGCGAAGACTTCTTTCCGAGCGTCGATGCTGGCGACATTCGTCTCCATATGCGTGCGCCGACCGGCACGCGCATCGAGGAAACGGCGCGTCTCGCGGACCAGGTCGAGAATGTGATCCGCGAGGTCGTGCCGCCTGCGGAGCTCCGCACGATTCTCGATAACCTCGGCTTGCCGTATAGCGGTATCAATCTCTCGTATAGCAACGCGGGCACGATCGGCACGCTCGACGGCGAAATTCAGGTGGCCTTGAACGAGAACCACAAGCCGACGCAACGCTATCTGGACAAACTGCGCGCGATCCTGCCGCAGCGCTTTCCGGGCGTCGAGTTCTTCTTTCAACCGGCCGACATCGTCACGCAAATTCTCAACTTCGGCCTGCCCGCCGCCGTGGACGTGCAGATTTCCGGCGCGGATCAGCAGGGCAACTTCGATGTTGCGCGCAAGCTGCTGAAACAGGTGCGCATGATTCCCGGTACCGTCGATACCCACATCCAGCAGAAACTCGACGAACCGGCGATCAATCTTCAGATGGACCGCACCCGGCTGCAACAACTCAATCTGAGCGCGAGCAATGTGGCGCAAAATGTGCTCATTTCCTTGTCCGGCAGTTCGCAAACCTCACCGGGTTTCTGGTTCAACAACAGGAACGGTGTCGAATACAGCGTCGCGGTGCAAACGCCGCAGTATCAGGTGTCGTCGATCGACGAGTTGTTGCGCACGCCCGTCTCGGGCTCGGCCAACGGTCCGACGCAACTGCTCGGCAACCTCGTGCGGGTCTCGCCGCAGAATCAGTTCGCAGAAGTCACGCACTACAACATCAGGCCGGTGATCGACCTGTACGTAAGCGTTGAAAAGCGCGACCTGGGCAGCGTGGCCACTCAGGTCGACAAACTGGTGGACAACGTGCGGGCCTCGTTGCCGCGCGGCAGCCAGATCACCTTGCGCGGGCAGGTGCAGACCATGCGCAGTTCCTTCTTCGGTCTCGGGATCGGCGTGGCGATGGCCATCGTGCTGGTGTACCTGCTGATCGTGGTGAATTTCCAGTCGTGGGTCGATCCGCTGATCATCGTCAGCGCGTTGCCCGCGGCACTGGCGGGCATCGTATGGATGCTGTTCCTGACCGGTACGCATTTGAGCGTGCCGGCATTGACCGGCGCGATCATGACGATGGGCGTCGCCACCGCCAACAGTATTTTGATGGTGTCGTTCGCGCGCCAGCGGCTCTCCGCCGGCGCACCGCCGCTCACCGCCGCGCTCGAAGCCGGGGCAAGCCGGATCAGGCCGGTGCTGATGACCGCGTTCGCGATGATCATCGGCATGATTCCGATGGCCCTTGGTCTCGGTGAAGGCGCCGAGCAGAATGCGCCACTGGGCCGCGCAGTGATCGGTGGCTTGCTGTTCGCTACCGTGTCCACGCTGTTTTTCGTACCGCTCGTGTTCGCGGGCGTTCATACCCGCCTTGCGCGGCGCCACCGCGACGACGACACAGACACGACGGGCAGCCAGGGCCGCGGCAACGACGGCCCCGCTCCGGACCACGGCGGCGAAGGCAAACCCGCGTAA
- a CDS encoding LysR family transcriptional regulator, with protein MLSELKTFIAVSQYGTFSGAGARIGLTQSAVSAQMQRLEEELGFALFDRTGRSATLNDAGRETLALAEEMMTLYNRLSERSAGVAESGMLRVGAIASAQVSFLADALARFRDDRPGWRIRVVPGVSLGLLGQVDSGELDLAVIIKPPFALPSELEWRTLVTEPFVLLAPKALARGKRSWRELLRSEPFIRYDRGSFGGRLVDRFLRRARLNVHDVIELDELQGIAQLVARGIGVALMPNTAGLGRWPASVTALELGDATFHREIGLVQRPRHSRQAVAGVLADCIGIAAGG; from the coding sequence ATGCTCAGCGAACTCAAGACCTTTATCGCCGTCAGCCAGTACGGCACGTTTTCCGGCGCGGGCGCGCGCATCGGCCTGACGCAATCCGCCGTGAGCGCGCAAATGCAACGGCTCGAAGAGGAACTCGGTTTCGCGCTGTTCGACCGCACGGGCCGCTCCGCCACGCTCAACGACGCCGGCCGCGAAACGCTCGCACTCGCCGAAGAAATGATGACGCTGTACAACCGGCTCTCGGAGCGCAGCGCAGGCGTGGCCGAAAGTGGGATGTTGCGGGTGGGTGCGATTGCGTCCGCGCAAGTGTCGTTTCTCGCCGACGCGCTGGCCCGCTTTCGCGACGACCGCCCCGGCTGGCGGATTCGCGTCGTGCCCGGCGTGTCGCTGGGTTTGCTCGGGCAGGTGGACTCGGGCGAGCTCGATCTCGCCGTCATCATCAAACCGCCGTTCGCGCTGCCGTCCGAACTGGAATGGCGCACGCTCGTCACCGAGCCGTTCGTGCTGCTGGCGCCCAAGGCGCTCGCGCGTGGCAAGCGGTCCTGGCGCGAGCTGCTCAGAAGCGAGCCGTTCATCCGCTATGACCGGGGATCGTTCGGCGGCAGGCTGGTCGACCGCTTTCTACGGCGTGCGCGGCTGAACGTGCACGACGTGATCGAACTGGACGAGTTACAGGGTATCGCGCAACTGGTCGCGCGCGGCATCGGCGTGGCGCTGATGCCGAATACGGCGGGACTCGGCAGGTGGCCCGCCAGCGTCACCGCGCTCGAACTCGGCGACGCGACGTTTCACCGTGAAATCGGGCTCGTGCAGCGTCCACGGCATAGCCGGCAGGCGGTGGCGGGGGTGCTGGCGGATTGCATCGGTATAGCCGCGGGGGGTTGA